A window of the Bacteriovorax sp. PP10 genome harbors these coding sequences:
- a CDS encoding tail fiber domain-containing protein: MVKCKKFKILKGLFSTLLVVSMLAGCIADKSTLSVSMKKKENLKSASVSSVQIINNQLVITGQGLADITQVKVDGNSLSEDFTIESKSSTQIIANSIKAFSFDVSKVFGLILSDANASATFPIDFSICNATLNGKGFNCAIAAIDKDVLSYDAVSGTWKPRAATGINYLGAFNASTNPPAPTPVPFPSSGSYYIVSADGMIGTTSFVTGDWLISNGTAWQKIGNSTLVTSVFSRTGHIVAQEGDYDLDQLTDVDLSVAPVNGKVLKFNGTHWVAADDLSGGGAGSVVTATIADGAVTDAKIAGVAASKITGTINSTQILDGTIVNADINAAAAIDYSKLNIPAAAIPYAKLNIASGDIPYAKLNIANGDIPAAKISGLPAVTTVLATTITDADTTHAPDGNSVYDALALKLNTSGGALTSAGTISNVPDPIGPLDVSNRQYVDTKLDKIAGGTVTGSLSLNTDLKLKGTTNYVTLKADAATAAYTLTLPPSAGTNGYVLSTNGSGVLSWVSASVSGSTLTGDIGGTIGANTIGAGKVTLTHLSATGTKDNTTYLRGDNTWATLKSDILGTSLTSLSLATGTAITSSDSILVAMGKLQKQITDLPAGGAAVLATTITDADTTHAPDGNAVHDALVLKLNTAGGSLTGGGTISNVPDPINGDDVSNKTYADTKVAKIGGTMTGDLNLDTQLKLKGTTNYVTLKATAATAAYTLTLPPTAGTNGYVLSTDGSGVLSWISAGGPATGSLTTDQQAAVTIDPFGTTAGNTGEVRFKELAAGGTDYVALKAPNAVASNIVFVLPSVVGASGDVLTTNGANPAVLSWTTPTSGTGTTMTGDIGGTVGANTIGSGKVTLTHLSATGTKDNTTYLRGDNTWAALKADVLGTPLTSLSLATGTAVTASDSILVAMGKLQKQITDLPAGGASLATTITDADTTHAPDGNAVYDALALKLNTSGGALTSAGTISNVPDPVLPLDVSNRQYVDTKLDKTAGGTVTGSLSLDTDVKLKGTTNYVTLKADAATAAYTLTLPPSAGTNGYVLSTNGSGVLSWVSSSATGTTLTGDIGGTVGANTIGAGKVTLAHLSATGTKDNTTYLRGDNTWASLEGGVLATPLTSLSLATGTAITATDSVLSGMGKLQKQITNLPAAPTGTADATTYYAGDATWKNFDTKVRGAVLTGLSTTGITNATSAIAATDSTLVAFNKLLFTQGDYISKSANQTIYGSLKVNSLTGFIEVPDPIGIMDAANKQYVDSKVGIWAVGGVGYTTTANTTSTALGIGTTTPVSTISFGGTVDRSIAVERNTTASTIGKNLSLSAGGATAGGSNKKGGDVIISAGKSTGNGESAIIFQTSGNNNSGSTDRAVVDRVTIDGWGDVGIGTMDPYGTLNIYQTNRESTVLLETDSTSSTALYPGFNNDNYMGNPTTGNGGYPMVNLTNYRGNYNTSAAAMKSGETLGSIAFRGSYTSSNYNTYVGASMYAVTSQLFASGAAGTSLKFTTVPNGSTTVTDRMTIYHDGNVGIGVAAPTYKLDVAGTFNTSGNITTAGTIAATGTINSSTIIESATGFNIAGVSICTSSGCTATSDVRLKENIKPLMSSYEKIQQLNGVSYDWKDKKRFSDKHQIGLIAQDLEKVYPEVVLTDKASGLKSVAYDHLIAPLIEAFKELVSRFNQTDRKIASVMAENSELKKENAAIKAYLCEKDPKAKICK; encoded by the coding sequence ATGGTTAAATGTAAAAAATTTAAAATTCTAAAAGGTTTATTTAGCACTCTATTGGTTGTTTCTATGTTGGCCGGATGTATCGCCGATAAATCAACTCTTAGTGTTTCAATGAAGAAAAAAGAGAACCTAAAATCAGCTTCAGTATCTTCAGTTCAAATCATTAATAATCAACTCGTGATCACGGGGCAGGGCCTTGCAGATATCACTCAAGTTAAAGTTGATGGAAATTCATTAAGCGAAGACTTCACTATTGAGTCTAAGTCGAGCACTCAGATCATTGCAAATTCTATCAAGGCCTTTTCTTTTGATGTTTCAAAAGTTTTTGGATTAATTTTATCTGATGCTAATGCAAGTGCGACGTTCCCAATTGATTTCTCAATTTGTAATGCCACTTTAAATGGTAAAGGGTTTAACTGCGCTATCGCAGCGATTGATAAAGATGTTTTATCTTACGATGCTGTATCAGGAACATGGAAACCAAGAGCAGCTACCGGGATTAATTATCTTGGAGCATTTAATGCTTCGACAAACCCTCCGGCCCCAACTCCAGTACCGTTTCCATCTTCTGGTTCGTATTATATTGTAAGTGCGGACGGGATGATTGGAACAACATCATTCGTGACAGGTGACTGGCTTATTTCAAACGGTACGGCCTGGCAAAAAATTGGTAACTCAACACTCGTAACATCGGTCTTCTCACGTACAGGACATATTGTTGCTCAGGAAGGGGATTACGATCTCGATCAACTAACTGATGTCGATTTATCAGTGGCACCAGTGAATGGAAAAGTTTTAAAGTTCAATGGAACACATTGGGTAGCAGCGGATGATCTTTCAGGTGGTGGAGCTGGCTCAGTTGTAACAGCTACCATTGCTGATGGTGCCGTGACTGATGCAAAGATAGCAGGAGTGGCCGCTTCAAAAATTACCGGAACAATTAACAGTACCCAAATTCTCGATGGAACAATTGTTAATGCTGACATCAATGCAGCAGCGGCAATTGATTACTCGAAATTAAATATTCCTGCAGCAGCGATTCCTTATGCAAAATTAAATATCGCTAGCGGTGATATTCCATACGCAAAATTAAATATTGCTAACGGAGATATCCCTGCAGCAAAGATTTCAGGATTGCCTGCAGTGACAACTGTTCTAGCGACAACAATCACTGATGCAGACACAACTCACGCACCAGATGGAAATTCTGTCTACGATGCTCTGGCATTGAAGTTAAATACATCAGGTGGGGCGCTTACAAGTGCTGGAACAATTTCTAACGTACCTGATCCAATTGGGCCTTTAGATGTTTCAAACAGACAATATGTAGATACAAAATTAGATAAAATCGCAGGTGGAACAGTTACTGGAAGTTTAAGTCTAAACACTGATTTAAAATTAAAAGGAACGACCAACTACGTAACACTAAAAGCTGATGCAGCGACAGCAGCTTATACATTAACACTTCCTCCATCGGCCGGAACAAATGGTTACGTCCTTTCAACAAACGGAAGTGGAGTTTTAAGTTGGGTTAGTGCATCTGTCTCTGGTAGTACCCTCACGGGTGATATCGGAGGGACGATCGGTGCCAATACCATTGGGGCCGGCAAAGTTACTCTCACGCACTTGAGCGCCACGGGGACCAAAGACAACACGACATACTTAAGAGGAGACAATACCTGGGCAACACTTAAATCAGACATACTAGGAACGAGTCTTACAAGTTTATCGCTTGCCACTGGAACCGCTATCACATCCTCAGATTCAATTCTTGTAGCAATGGGAAAATTACAAAAACAAATTACAGACCTTCCTGCTGGTGGGGCCGCTGTTCTTGCAACAACGATTACTGATGCAGACACAACTCATGCACCAGATGGAAACGCAGTCCACGATGCTCTTGTTTTAAAACTTAATACTGCAGGTGGATCATTAACTGGTGGTGGAACAATCTCAAATGTTCCGGACCCAATTAATGGAGATGATGTTTCTAATAAAACTTACGCTGATACTAAAGTCGCTAAAATTGGCGGCACGATGACGGGAGATTTAAATCTCGACACTCAATTAAAATTAAAAGGAACGACAAATTACGTTACATTAAAAGCGACTGCAGCAACTGCTGCTTATACATTAACACTCCCACCAACTGCAGGAACGAACGGATATGTTCTTTCAACAGATGGTAGTGGTGTATTAAGCTGGATCAGTGCTGGTGGACCTGCTACGGGATCACTGACTACAGATCAACAAGCGGCCGTGACGATTGATCCATTTGGAACAACCGCTGGTAATACTGGTGAAGTGAGATTTAAAGAATTAGCAGCAGGTGGAACAGATTATGTTGCTTTAAAAGCTCCTAATGCTGTCGCTTCAAATATTGTTTTCGTTCTTCCTTCAGTTGTTGGAGCGAGTGGAGATGTCCTAACGACTAACGGAGCAAATCCAGCAGTGCTTTCGTGGACAACTCCGACCTCTGGAACTGGAACAACGATGACCGGTGATATCGGTGGAACAGTTGGGGCCAATACAATTGGTTCTGGAAAAGTGACACTGACTCATTTAAGTGCAACGGGAACAAAAGATAACACAACTTATTTAAGAGGGGATAATACTTGGGCAGCATTGAAGGCCGATGTATTAGGAACTCCACTTACAAGTTTATCGCTGGCAACTGGTACGGCCGTTACTGCATCGGATTCTATTCTTGTGGCGATGGGGAAATTACAAAAACAAATTACAGATTTACCAGCAGGTGGTGCTTCACTTGCAACGACCATTACAGATGCTGATACAACTCACGCACCGGATGGAAATGCAGTTTACGATGCTCTTGCATTGAAATTAAATACATCAGGTGGAGCACTTACAAGTGCAGGAACGATTTCCAATGTCCCTGATCCAGTTCTTCCGTTAGATGTTTCAAACAGACAATACGTTGATACGAAATTAGATAAGACAGCAGGCGGAACAGTTACTGGAAGTTTAAGTTTAGACACTGACGTAAAATTAAAAGGAACAACAAACTACGTAACATTAAAAGCTGATGCAGCGACAGCAGCTTATACATTAACACTTCCTCCATCGGCCGGAACAAACGGTTACGTCCTTTCAACAAATGGAAGTGGAGTTTTAAGTTGGGTAAGCTCATCAGCAACTGGTACTACTCTTACAGGTGATATTGGTGGAACAGTTGGTGCCAATACAATTGGGGCCGGTAAAGTTACACTTGCTCATTTAAGTGCAACGGGAACAAAAGATAATACAACTTATTTAAGAGGGGATAATACTTGGGCTTCTCTTGAAGGCGGAGTTCTTGCGACACCTCTTACGAGTTTATCATTAGCGACTGGAACAGCTATCACAGCTACAGATTCTGTACTCTCGGGGATGGGGAAATTACAAAAACAAATTACAAATTTACCGGCAGCTCCAACTGGAACAGCAGATGCAACAACATATTATGCAGGGGACGCTACCTGGAAAAATTTTGATACGAAAGTAAGAGGAGCGGTTCTTACAGGATTAAGTACAACAGGAATTACCAACGCGACTTCTGCGATTGCTGCGACTGATTCAACTTTAGTTGCCTTTAATAAATTACTTTTTACTCAAGGTGATTATATTTCGAAGTCTGCTAACCAGACTATTTACGGATCACTTAAAGTTAACTCTCTAACAGGTTTTATTGAAGTACCAGATCCAATTGGAATTATGGATGCTGCTAACAAGCAGTACGTTGATAGTAAGGTTGGGATTTGGGCCGTTGGTGGTGTTGGTTATACGACGACAGCTAACACGACTAGTACAGCGCTTGGGATTGGGACTACAACACCAGTTTCTACCATTTCATTTGGTGGAACAGTTGATCGCTCAATTGCAGTAGAGAGAAATACAACCGCAAGTACTATTGGTAAGAATTTATCACTTAGTGCAGGTGGAGCAACTGCTGGTGGATCAAATAAGAAGGGTGGAGATGTTATCATCAGCGCCGGGAAATCTACAGGTAATGGTGAGTCTGCAATTATTTTTCAGACAAGTGGTAACAATAATAGTGGGAGTACAGATCGTGCAGTTGTAGATAGAGTGACAATTGATGGTTGGGGAGATGTTGGGATCGGTACAATGGATCCTTACGGAACTCTAAATATTTATCAAACCAATAGAGAGTCTACTGTTTTATTGGAAACAGATAGTACTTCAAGCACAGCTTTATATCCTGGATTCAATAACGATAACTATATGGGAAATCCCACTACCGGTAACGGTGGGTACCCAATGGTTAACCTGACAAATTACCGAGGAAACTATAATACAAGTGCTGCCGCTATGAAATCGGGAGAAACTTTAGGTTCGATTGCTTTCAGAGGAAGTTATACTTCGTCTAATTACAATACATATGTCGGTGCAAGTATGTACGCAGTAACCTCGCAGCTCTTTGCTAGTGGTGCCGCAGGAACTTCACTTAAATTTACAACCGTTCCAAATGGATCAACGACAGTTACTGATAGAATGACTATTTATCATGATGGGAACGTGGGAATTGGTGTGGCCGCTCCTACTTATAAACTAGATGTGGCGGGAACATTCAACACATCAGGAAATATCACGACAGCAGGGACGATTGCAGCAACAGGGACTATTAACTCTTCAACTATTATTGAATCAGCAACAGGATTTAATATCGCAGGTGTTTCAATCTGTACAAGTTCAGGATGTACTGCGACTTCAGACGTGCGCTTAAAAGAAAACATTAAACCTTTAATGAGCTCTTATGAAAAAATTCAACAACTAAATGGTGTGAGCTACGACTGGAAAGATAAAAAAAGATTTAGTGATAAACACCAGATTGGTTTAATCGCTCAGGACCTTGAAAAAGTTTATCCGGAAGTTGTCTTAACAGATAAAGCTTCAGGATTAAAATCTGTGGCCTATGACCACTTAATCGCTCCTTTGATTGAAGCTTTTAAAGAGTTGGTTTCAAGATTTAATCAGACTGATAGAAAAATTGCTTCTGTGATGGCGGAGAACTCTGAGTTGAAGAAAGAGAATGCTGCTATTAAAGCTTACTTATGTGAAAAAGATCCAAAAGCAAAAATCTGCAAATAA
- a CDS encoding tail fiber domain-containing protein, whose translation MRKQNLKLLILLILISGCIADKGKIDISLKRKTNTSVSVSANVSSVQIINNQLVITGAGFTDISAVKVNGNSLNQDFSIESKTDTKIIANSLSAVSFDVSKLFHLILSDANASATFPIDFSLCSATLNGFGFNCAITAIDKDVLSYDANTGTWKPRASTGINYLGAFNASANPPAPTPNPFPTSGSYYIVSADGMIGATSFVVGDWLISNGTAWQKIGNSTLVTSVFSRTGNIVAQEGDYDLDKLTDVDLSVAPVNGKVLKFNGTHWVAADDLSGGGAASVVTATIADGAVTDAKITAVAASKITGTINSSQILDGTIVNADINAAAAIDYSKLNIPAATIPYAKLNIADGDIPAAKISGLTAVTTVLATAITDADTTHAPDGNSVYDALALKLNTSGGALTSAGTISNVPNPVGPLDVSNRQYVDTKLDKTAGGTVLGSLSLDTDVKLKGTANYVTLKADGATTAYTFTLPPSAGTSGQVLTTNGLNPSTLSWTTPTSVTGTTLTGDIGGTVGANTIGSGKVTLAHLSATGTKNNTTYLRGDNTWSTFITDVRDATLGTVTPTVSIPLLPITTGDTLAVAFNKTQGQLNNIAANSVTKDGVNFLTGATAIQGMTARLTVPTPLITDLGDATNVQYVSNAIAAATVWTTAGPDVYRATGNVGVGTTTPTASLSIAGTATSSGTATLTAVTTTTTMTTSETVTLNVGDYLIPTTTPAQARTVTVGGTGTSFTVSPAFTANVTGENFTVYPATMNINGKFVVQGSTGNVGIGTSRPDSGLSIVGGGSFEDDLHIDAYTETQEGAIMLRRARGTVDAPTALLANDRIGFLAFRGYTGTTFNEVASISGHADTDLASVLSGHLRFFTRSAGSYFERIRLASNGYVGMGTTTPAHALDVYGDCIAWMGNCINTTGPSNVISYVATTLKFSSNGTQAINLNRFLGAQGTAVATTDIDGVLVTRGGILSNIYVRADANTNDGITSFTIYKNAASTGVVVSLAAATTTASDTVSSIPVAAGDRISARVSTLGTAGVLTRAMLSVDHVITTNVFSSQWATNGSDISFSGGSVGIGTTTPAYNLEVNGTVAGTSAYATTSDGRFKKDITVIPNALEKLTSLEGVYYFFRSDEFPEKNFSHHREMGVIAQKVEKVFPEAVSRDDKGFRSVAYTMLIAPIIESIKIIKGRLIGHDKELQIQKKEIAFVKQQNAKLLEENTAIKSYLCSRDPNASICK comes from the coding sequence ATGCGCAAACAAAATTTAAAATTATTAATTCTTTTAATTCTGATTAGCGGTTGTATTGCTGATAAAGGGAAGATTGATATTTCTTTAAAAAGAAAGACTAATACATCAGTTAGTGTATCTGCCAATGTTTCATCAGTTCAAATTATTAATAATCAATTAGTCATAACAGGTGCCGGTTTCACAGATATTTCAGCAGTAAAAGTTAACGGGAATTCACTTAATCAAGATTTCAGTATCGAATCTAAAACAGACACTAAGATTATTGCCAACTCCCTGAGTGCAGTTTCTTTTGATGTTTCAAAACTATTTCATTTAATTTTATCTGACGCCAATGCAAGTGCGACTTTTCCAATTGATTTTTCTTTATGTAGTGCCACTTTAAATGGCTTTGGTTTTAATTGCGCTATCACTGCCATTGATAAAGATGTTTTATCTTACGATGCGAATACTGGAACATGGAAGCCTCGCGCGTCCACTGGGATCAATTATCTTGGAGCATTTAATGCTTCAGCAAACCCTCCGGCACCAACTCCAAATCCATTTCCAACTTCCGGGTCTTATTATATTGTCAGCGCAGATGGAATGATTGGTGCCACTTCATTCGTAGTAGGTGATTGGCTTATTTCAAATGGAACTGCCTGGCAGAAAATTGGTAACTCAACACTTGTGACATCTGTCTTCTCACGCACAGGAAATATTGTTGCTCAGGAAGGAGACTACGATCTTGATAAACTGACTGATGTTGATTTATCAGTGGCACCAGTGAATGGAAAAGTTTTAAAATTTAACGGAACTCATTGGGTAGCAGCAGATGATCTTTCAGGTGGGGGAGCTGCTTCAGTGGTCACAGCTACGATTGCTGACGGTGCAGTAACCGATGCAAAGATCACAGCAGTGGCCGCTTCAAAAATTACCGGAACAATTAACAGTTCACAAATTCTCGATGGAACAATTGTTAATGCTGATATCAATGCGGCCGCGGCAATTGATTACTCGAAATTAAATATTCCTGCGGCCACAATTCCTTATGCAAAATTAAATATTGCCGACGGTGATATTCCTGCCGCAAAAATTTCAGGTCTAACGGCCGTAACAACTGTTCTTGCAACTGCCATTACTGATGCTGATACAACTCACGCACCGGATGGGAATTCGGTGTACGATGCTCTTGCTTTAAAGCTCAATACATCAGGTGGAGCACTGACAAGTGCAGGAACAATTTCTAATGTTCCTAATCCGGTTGGCCCTTTGGATGTTTCAAACAGACAGTATGTTGATACGAAATTAGACAAAACTGCAGGTGGGACAGTTCTTGGAAGTTTAAGTCTGGACACTGATGTAAAATTAAAAGGAACTGCAAACTACGTTACATTAAAAGCAGACGGGGCCACTACTGCTTATACTTTTACTCTTCCTCCAAGTGCTGGAACAAGTGGACAAGTTCTAACGACCAATGGATTAAATCCCTCTACACTATCGTGGACAACTCCCACTTCCGTCACGGGAACAACATTGACCGGTGATATTGGTGGAACTGTAGGCGCTAACACTATTGGATCTGGAAAAGTTACACTTGCGCATTTAAGTGCAACTGGAACAAAAAATAATACAACTTATTTAAGAGGGGACAATACATGGTCCACTTTTATAACAGATGTCCGTGATGCAACTCTCGGAACAGTGACTCCAACTGTAAGCATTCCTCTTTTACCGATTACTACTGGCGACACTCTCGCAGTGGCGTTCAATAAAACTCAGGGACAGCTCAATAATATTGCGGCCAATTCCGTAACCAAAGATGGTGTAAACTTTTTAACAGGTGCAACTGCTATTCAAGGTATGACGGCAAGGTTAACTGTTCCTACTCCGTTAATCACTGATCTCGGTGATGCAACCAATGTTCAGTATGTATCAAATGCCATTGCTGCGGCAACAGTCTGGACTACAGCAGGCCCAGATGTTTATAGGGCAACTGGAAATGTTGGAGTAGGTACGACGACTCCAACTGCATCACTTTCTATCGCTGGCACTGCGACTAGTTCAGGAACAGCTACATTGACGGCCGTGACTACGACAACAACTATGACGACTTCAGAAACAGTCACTTTAAATGTTGGCGATTATTTAATTCCTACTACAACGCCAGCTCAAGCTCGTACCGTTACAGTTGGAGGAACTGGAACTTCGTTTACAGTTTCACCTGCCTTTACGGCAAACGTGACTGGAGAAAATTTTACTGTTTATCCGGCGACCATGAATATAAATGGAAAATTTGTAGTTCAAGGAAGTACTGGAAACGTGGGAATTGGAACCAGTCGACCGGACTCTGGTTTAAGTATTGTGGGAGGAGGTAGTTTTGAAGACGATCTTCATATTGATGCGTACACCGAGACACAAGAGGGAGCAATAATGCTTAGACGAGCAAGAGGCACAGTAGATGCTCCGACAGCGTTACTGGCCAATGATCGTATTGGGTTTTTAGCTTTTAGAGGTTATACCGGAACAACATTTAACGAAGTCGCATCTATTAGTGGGCATGCAGATACTGATCTGGCCTCAGTTTTATCCGGGCATTTACGTTTTTTCACTCGTTCAGCAGGATCGTATTTTGAAAGAATACGCCTGGCGAGCAATGGGTATGTAGGAATGGGAACCACGACTCCTGCTCACGCTCTTGATGTGTACGGGGATTGTATTGCATGGATGGGAAACTGTATTAATACGACAGGCCCCTCTAATGTTATTTCTTACGTTGCGACAACGCTAAAATTTTCTTCTAACGGGACACAAGCGATTAACTTGAATCGCTTCTTAGGTGCTCAGGGAACAGCAGTCGCCACAACTGATATAGATGGTGTTCTCGTTACGAGAGGAGGGATACTGAGCAATATTTACGTTAGGGCCGACGCTAACACCAACGATGGGATCACTAGTTTTACAATTTATAAAAATGCAGCTTCAACTGGAGTGGTCGTGTCTCTGGCCGCAGCAACAACTACAGCTTCAGACACAGTAAGTAGTATACCAGTCGCGGCCGGAGATAGAATTTCCGCGCGAGTTTCAACTCTCGGAACAGCGGGGGTTTTGACCCGAGCGATGTTGTCAGTCGATCACGTGATTACAACAAATGTTTTCAGCAGTCAGTGGGCCACAAATGGTTCTGATATATCTTTTAGTGGTGGGAGCGTTGGTATTGGAACTACAACTCCAGCATACAATCTTGAAGTCAATGGAACAGTGGCCGGTACATCGGCCTACGCTACAACGTCAGACGGAAGATTTAAAAAAGATATAACAGTCATTCCAAATGCACTTGAAAAATTGACTTCTCTTGAAGGGGTTTATTATTTTTTTAGAAGTGATGAATTCCCGGAAAAGAATTTTTCTCACCATCGTGAAATGGGAGTGATCGCTCAAAAAGTAGAAAAGGTTTTCCCTGAAGCAGTCTCTCGCGATGATAAAGGATTTAGATCAGTGGCCTATACAATGCTTATCGCGCCGATCATTGAATCAATCAAAATCATTAAGGGCCGGTTAATAGGGCACGATAAAGAGCTGCAAATTCAGAAGAAAGAAATTGCTTTCGTTAAACAACAAAATGCTAAGCTCTTAGAGGAAAATACAGCAATCAAGTCATATCTTTGTAGTAGAGATCCTAATGCTTCCATCTGTAAATGA